The Microplitis mediator isolate UGA2020A chromosome 8, iyMicMedi2.1, whole genome shotgun sequence genome has a window encoding:
- the LOC130673814 gene encoding uncharacterized protein LOC130673814, with the protein MPSGLDHQVKYSSNSLVNSLKLKRTHSSIQIIGIGVANAGRTKGQVALKLSSRHSNDSVIISAHILGGTQLTLAFIRQKYWIIGGRQPVRSIILKCIKCARHRADRAQQLMGQLPVSRVTPSSAFTHTGVDYAGPITLKNWRRRGAKTYKGWICVFVCLSTSAVHLEVVSDYSSSGFIAALRRFISRRGICTALYSDCGTTFKGAETDLNRLFTQGTQESREILDHITVNSITWHFNPPAAPHMGGKWEAAVKSLKHHLTRSVGESSFTFEEFTTLLTQIEAILNSRPLEPLTEDPEDMAALTPGHFLIGRALNMIPEPALIDTNSSRLSRWQFLQQRVQQFWNHWSTSYLQRQLAITKWQRPTHQIQVGSLVLLTDERFPPTRWPLARIIALHPGKDGLTRVATLKTVNSTLTRPITKLALLPIEPEPQEDDEE; encoded by the exons ATGCCTAGTGGACTTGATCACCAAGTTAAGTACTCATCCA ATTCCTTGGTAAATTCACTCAAACTTAAACGCACTCACTCATCTATCCAGATTATTGGTATTGGTGTTGCCAATGCTGGTAGAACTAAAGGTCAAGTCGCACTCAAGCTTTCATCTAGGCATTCAAACGACTCAGTCATCATCAGTGCTCATATACTTGGTGGTACTCAACTTACTCTTGCATTCATACGACAAAAGTACTGGATCATTGGCGGTAGACAACCAGTACGCTCAATTATACTCAAATGTATAAAATGCGCACGACATCGTGCTGATAGAGCTCAACAACTCATGGGTCAGCTACCAGTATCACGAGTTACTCCATCATCTGCATTCACTCACACTGGAGTTGACTATGCTGGCCCAATAACACTCAAAAATTGGAGACGCAGAGGAGCAAAAACATACAAAGGCTGGATTTGTGTTTTTGTCTGCCTTTCTACGTCCGCAGTACATCTAGAGGTAGTCAGCGACTACAGCTCTAGTGGGTTCATCGCAGCACTCCGCAGATTTATCAGCCGACGAGGCATCTGCACAGCACTCTACAGCGATTGTGGAACGACGTTCAAAGGCGCTGAAACTGATCTCAACCGTCTGTTCACTCAAGGAACTCAAGAGTCAAGAGAAATACTGGATCACATCACTGTGAACAGTATTACCTGGCATTTCAATCCACCAGCAGCCCCACACATGGGTGGAAAGTGGGAAGCTGCTGTCAAATCACTCAAACATCATCTTACTCGATCAGTGGGAGAGTCTTCATTTACGTTTGAAGAATTTACGACTCTTCTGACGCAAATTGAAGCTATATTGAATTCAAGACCATTGGAGCCACTCACGGAAGATCCAGAAGACATGGCTGCACTCACTCCTGGTCACTTCTTAATTGGACGAGCACTCAACATGATTCCTGAACCAGCACTCATCGATACAAATAGTTCTCGATTGTCTAGATGGCAATTTCTACAACAACGTGTTCAACAGTTCTGGAATCATTGGTCTACAAGTTATCTTCAAAGACAACTGGCAATCACCAAGTGGCAACGCCCAACTCATCAAATTCAAGTTGGGTCACTTGTATTACTCACCGACGAAAGGTTTCCACCAACCAGGTGGCCTCTCGCTCGTATTATCGCACTTCACCCTGGCAAAGATGGATTGACCAGGGTTGCTACGCTTAAAACAGTGAACTCAACACTCACTCGTCCAATCACGAAGCTAGCACTCCTACCAATTGAACCAGAACCTCAAGAAGATGACGAAGAATAA
- the LOC130673813 gene encoding uncharacterized protein LOC130673813, whose translation MGDEEKKKGLPKDQEHSEVPEGTPTDQHLFPVINVVENQGLSDSSATETGIHGEGDQSKQKVKRTPKKSTISPALELKVISQHSRLRVFSDWETLAAMLTVADGLAQLKSRLELLEGEWHQFNLTHDSLALTCTKEFLESSYVKDGVYDLVYRSYINAKGKLIALINSIPVPAVAPTVIHSTRAPTHLPALAIPKFDGRYENWPEFRDSFTSMVINAQELAPVQRLQYLKSCLQGQAALSLASVQMCDDQFVPAWNQLKERYDNPRLLIGAQLDKLLNMHALTSRSSEQLNYLLNTVSEVINALNALGVQLNSDMNPLLTQLIISKLDSHNRELWENKMGASTEYPSLKVLNDFLVSRARAQERVEQASKPPRSSGKPASYSAAAVSNSHSSETKSPATNSSTALKKPPKKVFPPAQYPCDLCKGDHFIVRCTQFLGLTKAQRTQVVVEKRLCENCFGHHLPDACNSKFTCRVCEQKHHTMIHPGLNSTQKPSSSAAKGTQ comes from the coding sequence ATGGGGGATGAAGAGAAGAAGAAGGGTCTTCCAAAGGACCAGGAGCACTCAGAGGTCCCTGAAGGTACCCCCACGGACCAACACCTCTTTCCTGTAATCAACGTGGTCGAAAATCAAGGCCTCAGCGACTCAAGCGCCACCGAGACTGGGATCCATGGCGAAGGAGACCAGTCTAAGCAGAAAGTCAAACGCACTCCAAAGAAATCGACGATTTCCCCAGCACTCGAGCTGAAAGTTATCAGCCAGCACTCACGGCTTAGAGTCTTCTCAGACTGGGAAACTCTGGCTGCTATGCTCACCGTTGCCGACGGACTAGCTCAACTCAAGTCTCGACTTGAGTTACTCGAGGGTGAATGGCACCAATTCAACCTCACTCACGACTCACTAGCACTCACCTGCACCAAGGAGTTCTTGGAGAGCTCATATGTCAAGGACGGAGTATACGATTTGGTGTATCGGTCGTATATCAACGCCAAGGGCAAACTCATCGCACTCATCAACTCAATACCAGTTCCAGCTGTTGCTCCAACTGTAATACACTCAACCCGGGCTCCAACTCATTTGCCAGCACTCGCAATTCCCAAGTTCGATGGGCGTTACGAGAACTGGCCGGAATTCAGGGACTCATTCACCTCAATGGTGATAAATGCTCAAGAACTTGCTCCAGTTCAACGTCTTCAGTACCTGAAGAGCTGTCTGCAAGGACAAGCCGCACTCAGCCTCGCCAGTGTACAAATGTGCGACGACCAATTTGTACCTGCGTGGAATCAGCTCAAGGAGAGATATGACAACCCTCGCCTACTCATCGGTGCTCAACTGGACAAGCTCCTTAACATGCATGCACTCACTTCACGCTCATCTGAGCAGCTCAATTACCTTCTGAACACCGTTTCAGAGGTAATCAACGCACTCAACGCACTCGGGGTACAATTGAACTCAGATATGAATCCGCTGCTTACGCAGTTGATTATATCTAAACTGGACTCACACAACCGGGAGCTCTGGGAGAACAAAATGGGTGCTTCGACTGAATACCCATCACTCAAAGTGCTCAATGACTTTCTAGTCAGTCGTGCTCGTGCTCAAGAACGGGTGGAACAGGCATCCAAACCACCACGTTCATCTGGAAAACCAGCGTCATactctgctgctgctgtttcCAACTCGCACTCATCGGAAACTAAATCTCCAGCCACGAACTCATCTACTGCACTCAAGAAGCCTCCCAAGAAGGTATTCCCTCCTGCACAATATCCCTGTGATTTGTGTAAAGGAGATCACTTTATTGTGAGATGCACTCAATTCTTGGGACTCACAAAGGCTCAACGCACTCAAGTCGTTGTGGAAAAGCGACTTTGTGAAAATTGTTTTGGCCATCATCTACCGGATGCGTGCAATTCAAAATTCACATGCAGGGTGTGTGAACAAAAACATCACACCATGATACACCCGGGACTCAACAGCACTCAAAAACCATCTAGCTCAGCCGCTAAAGGCACTCAATAA
- the LOC130673532 gene encoding sialidase-like, whose amino-acid sequence MASSDYNIIKIFNVNKENNNILSNERTKDQRNVGKNAVDRELTSSVEHSRRSILENTPRTSLSPGSKTNSISLQHTRTSVHESTPKTPPSPGSRISLSSLQHIRKSVHENTPRTPLSSRSRISLSSQHSRRSVLESTPKTPPSPGSRISLSSLQHIRRSVHENTPRTPLLSGSRINSSSQQHTRRSVHENTPRTPLSSGSRINSSSQQHTRRSVHENTPRTPLSSESRINSSSQQHTRRSVHVSRPYASRSRQSAPQHFNNARSSSSESGDSSSSIHSSRSSSPSSPSDFNDIVNMSQLQHGLKLFRKKIVSDVKKVLLKNNLGRPLTDNNGKVEIEGISLDAKNFLRALSAKKMSLRARRLMRAYWTENERDRLMTRKNKKFPNALIVSSRNYNDFINLCYALQRTRFLKHTKKHNPEHNIYRWVTDFLKNDKFARKKQNKNSEIFPNGQRRAKSI is encoded by the exons ATGGCATCAAgtgattataatattattaaaatatttaatgttaacaaagagaataataatattttgagtaATGAACGTACAAAA GATCAACGTAACGTTGGAAAAAATGCAGTTGATCGTGAATTGACATCATCCGTCGAACACTCACGCAGATCAATTCTTGAAAATACTCCAAGAACTTCACTATCACCTGGATCAAAGACAAATTCAATATCTCTACAACACACACGCACATCAGTTCATGAAAGTACTCCAAAGACTCCACCATCACCTGGTTCAAGGATAAGCTTATCATCTCTACAACATATTCGCAAATCAGTTCATGAAAATACTCCGAGAACTCCACTATCATCTAGATCAAGGATAAGCTTATCATCTCAACATTCTCGCAGATCAGTTCTTGAGAGTACTCCAAAAACTCCACCATCACCTGGTTCAAGGATAAGCTTATCATCTCTACAACATATTCGCAGATCAGTTCATGAAAATACTCCAAGAACACCACTATTATCTGGATCAAGGATAAACTCATCATCTCAACAGCATACTCGCAGATCAGTTCATGAAAATACTCCAAGAACTCCACTATCATCTGGGTCAAGGATAAACTCATCATCTCAACAGCATACTCGCAGATCAGTTCATGAAAATACTCCAAGAACTCCACTATCATCTGAATCAAGGATAAATTCATCATCTCAACAGCATACTCGCAGATCAGTTCATGTAAGTCGACCATATGCTTCAAGATCACGACAATCTGCACCACAACATTTCAATAATGCTCGAAGCTCGTCATCTGAATCTGGAGATTCCTCTAGTTCAATTCATTCTTCTCGGTCCTCAAGTCCCAGTAGTCCAAGTGATTTCAATGACATAGTTAATATGTCGCAATTACAACATGGCTTGAAATtattccgaaaaaaaatagtctcgGATGTAAAAAAAGTTCTCCTCAAAAATAATCTTGGGCGGCCATTAACTGACAATAATGGGAAA GTCGAAATTGAAGGAATTTCTTTAGATGCCAAAAACTTTTTAAGAGCTTTGTCGGCAAAAAAAATGAGTCTGCGTGCGAGAAGATTGATGCGAGCCTATTGGACAGAAAATGAACGCGATAGACTGATgactcgaaaaaataaaaaatttcctaatGCTTTAATTGTCAGCTCTCGAAATTACAATGATTTCATCAACCTTTGTTATGCTCTACAAAGAACAAGATTTTTAAAGCATACGAAGAAACATAACCCTGAACATAATATTTATCGATGGGTCACAGACTTccttaaaaacgataaatttgcTCGAAAGAAGCAGAACAAGAACTCTGAAATATTTCCTAACGGGCAGCGAAGAGCgaaatctatttaa
- the LOC130673561 gene encoding uncharacterized protein LOC130673561 isoform X2 produces MEVAKKRKRHRTTIYKRNKIIFEQLLQFNPQCFKSESLLKTLLYVEDTESESDESQSAVSPHRGVNLIQGIENTMSPSQTSLTSNLNIQHSDVIGDYRDEIINLEDTNRITDRSSSNGLIDDTDDDGDSDDDDDDNDSDDDSNNDDDDSDDDSDNECHNVNTTSLFQNHVLDIPVLPSKKLSPKDHLLSIITMSIRHNWTYEATLDVCKLINATYDLHCLPSTKESLWSVLEKDIRLMTYHMYCRECDAYMGEGRSPMKDCFCSACGPKQENKNLSYFISLNLHLQITNYLTTKNIDESLKYRFTRIKNVQGAIEDIYDGAEYKKLSSAGMFLSNPYNFSLTFNTDGCKISNSSKSSAWPIYVQINELSPHLRKKHVLLAGIFVDKKEPLMNDYVRTFTDQIKVLYEEGIVWKPTSTMEVTSKFVKY; encoded by the exons atggaagtagctaaaaaaagaaaacgcCATCGAACAACCATCTACAAacgtaacaaaataatttttgagcaGTTGTTGCAATTCAATCCTCAGTGTTTTAAGTCTGAGTCGTTACTAAAAACACTACTCTATGTTGAG GATACAGAATCAGAATCCGATGAAAGTCAATCTGCTGTGTCACCACATCGTGGAGTCAATTTAATTCAAGGCATAGAGAACACAATGTCTCCTTCCCAGACGTCTTTAACTTCTAATCTTAACATTCAGCATTCAGATGTAATTGGTGATTATCGTGATGAGATAATAAATCTTGAGGACACCAACAGAATAACTGATCGTAGTAGTTCTAATGGTTTGATAGATGATACAGATGATGATGGTGATAgcgatgatgatgacgatgataaCGATAGTGATGATGATAGCAATAATGATGACGATGATAGCGACGATGACAGCGATAACGAGTGTCATAATGTAAATACTACATCGTTATTTCAAAATCATGTTTTAGATATACCTGTACTGCCTTCAAAAAAACTCAGTCCTAAAGATCATTTACTGTCAATCATAACAATGTCAATCAGGCATAATTGGACTTATGAAGCAACTCTGGATGTTTGTAAATTGATCAATGCGACTTACGATTTACACTGCTTACCAAGTACGAAAGAATCATTGTGGTCTGTCTTAGAAAAAGACATAAGGTTGATGACATATCATATGTACTGTCGCGAATGTGACGCGTACATGGGAGAAGGTCGAAGCCCGATGAAAGACTGTTTTTGTAGTGCCTGTGGACCAAAAcaggaaaacaaaaatttatcgtaTTTTATAAGTCTGAACTTGCATTTACAAATTACGAATTATCTTACGACTAAAAACATTGATGAGTCGTTAAAGTATCGTTTCACAAGAATTAAGAATGTGCAAGGGGCTATTGAAGACATTTATGATGGGGCTGAGTATAAAAAACTTAGTTCAGCAGGAATGTTTTTAAGtaatccatataatttttCCCTAACATTTAATACTGATGGATGCAAGATTTCTAATTCTTCCAAATCAAGTGCCTGGCCTATATATGTTCAAATCAATGAACTATCACcacatttaagaaaaaaacacGTCTTACTAGCGGGAATATTTGTGGATAAGAAGGAACCTTTAATGAATGATTATGTACGAACGTTTACTGatcaaattaaagttttatatgaagAAGGAATTGTTTGGAAGCCAACATCAACAATGGAAGTGACAtctaaatttgtaaaatattag
- the LOC130673561 gene encoding uncharacterized protein LOC130673561 isoform X1 has translation MKRFNGFYGCTFCYAFGKSIGRKHVYPVGNSSEQLRIDDEMRADMMKSFADKNEIKGIKGPSALMLLPLFNLSKGMIVDSMHCCFLGVIKWHTKLLLKKDYKDVIINNKKKKVVVDYYIGRPGQKEEIDSLFLAIMPHNIRSRLPRSINTLATWKASEWRNWLEYCVICLKNILPDKYLDHLALLSEAVNILNSDCITPERLEHSNYLLENYVKLFQRYFGLKNMTYNIHLLTHITATVRDWGPFWSNSTFVFESWNRRIVNKITSPHSPCSQITDRYLLSKYLFSCGEDDSIAKETRNNIRKLMRLPLDGSSHEKIVGRGKATKIKPDKYKKLVFAKSGFYPDYLYCYSRGTVNGVSYNCRRTKETKFCNSLIYCDNIGFGEILKFVCFSIENTTVSGIILQSYEEIINDLSVSYIKKVKCTDNSIFVDDKTIFSPAIKISFKENLYFLKLPNSWETD, from the coding sequence ATGAAACGTTTCAATGGTTTTTATGGTTGTACTTTTTGCTATGCCTTTGGTAAAAGCATAGGTAGAAAACATGTTTACCCTGTGGGAAATAGTTCGGAGCAGTTAAGAATAGATGATGAAATGCGTGCTGATATGATGAAAAGTTTTGccgataaaaatgaaataaaaggtATCAAAGGACCATCAGCGCTGATGTTATTGCcattattcaatttatctaAGGGAATGATTGTTGATAGTATGCATTGCTGTTTCCTTGGTGTCATTAAATGGCATACGAagttactattaaaaaaagattataaagacgttattataaacaataaaaaaaagaaagtcgTAGTTGATTATTACATCGGTCGTCCTGGCCAGAAGGAAGAAATTGATTCTCTATTTTTGGCTATAATGCCACATAATATACGTTCAAGACTACCTAGATCAATAAATACACTTGCAACTTGGAAAGCTTCAGAATGGCGAAACTGGCTTGAATACTGTGTAATTTGTTTAAAGAATATTCTTCCGGACAAATATTTAGATCATCTTGCTCTATTAAGTGAAGCAGTTAACATATTAAATAGTGATTGTATTACGCCTGAAAGACTGGAACATTCCAattatttattggaaaattatgtcaaattatttcaaagatattttggattaaaaaatatgacgtACAATATTCACCTGCTGACTCATATAACAGCTACCGTTCGCGATTGGGGACCTTTTTGGTCTAATTCTACGTTTGTATTTGAATCGTGGAACAGAAGAATCGTAAACAAAATAACAAGTCCCCATTCACCGTGCTCTCAAATAACTGATAGATATTTATTATCGAAATATCTTTTTAGCTGCGGTGAAGATGATTCGATAGCTAAAGAGACTCGAAATAACATAAGGAAACTCATGAGACTGCCATTAGATGGTAGTAGTCATGAAAAAATAGTTGGAAGAGGAAAagcaacaaaaataaaaccagATAAATATAAGAAACTCGTTTTTGCTAAATCAGGTTTTTACCCagattatttatattgctATTCCAGAGGAACAGTTAACGGAGTCAGTTATAACTGCAGAAGAACAAAAGAGACTAAATTTTGTAACTCGCTTATATATTGTGATAATATTGGTTTTGGAGAAATACTCAAATTTGTATGTTTTTCAATCGAAAACACTACAGTTAGCGGAATCATCTTGCAGAGTTACgaagaaattattaatgatttaagtGTGTCGTATATTAAGAAAGTAAAATGTACAGATAATAGTATTTTTGTTGATGATAAAACAATTTTCAGCCCTgccattaaaatttctttcaaagaaaatttatattttctaaaattacccAACTCATGGGAAACAGACTAG